A single Micromonospora sp. CCTCC AA 2012012 DNA region contains:
- a CDS encoding aldehyde dehydrogenase family protein, which produces MTKNSLAQTANPSADLHYYLVHDRFGEPEGLLAEEFLLAADYSSVGLMSGGWSRAVGRWRDASATSRRLRVDAALRARVTPVGRTAAALYRDLGGVDLPDETALRRCFGDLPAQTPPLLRLDGSQATSGFRETRVYRILFTDELTQVGLAALSDTWQMPVTGDLTDPEMQIVGAVHRRVAGDAFRWNLRRVAAGAAWGLDVTCDLGGKRDEAVGMLLRGLTTQMRQQGLIPITLDRFR; this is translated from the coding sequence GTGACGAAGAATTCTCTGGCGCAGACGGCCAACCCCTCCGCTGACCTGCACTACTACCTGGTTCACGACCGCTTCGGCGAGCCGGAGGGACTGCTGGCCGAGGAGTTTCTGCTCGCGGCCGACTACTCCTCCGTCGGGCTGATGAGCGGCGGCTGGAGCCGAGCGGTGGGGAGGTGGCGCGACGCGTCAGCCACCAGTCGGCGCCTCCGCGTCGATGCCGCGCTGCGGGCCCGGGTGACGCCCGTCGGCCGGACGGCGGCGGCGCTCTACCGGGATCTCGGCGGCGTCGATCTGCCGGACGAGACCGCGCTGCGGAGGTGCTTCGGTGACCTTCCCGCGCAGACACCGCCTCTCCTGCGCCTCGACGGCTCCCAGGCCACGTCCGGGTTCCGCGAGACGCGCGTGTACCGGATCCTCTTCACCGACGAGTTGACCCAGGTCGGCCTCGCGGCGCTCAGCGATACGTGGCAGATGCCGGTCACCGGGGACCTCACCGATCCCGAGATGCAAATCGTGGGTGCGGTCCACCGCCGTGTTGCTGGCGACGCCTTCCGCTGGAATCTGCGCCGGGTGGCGGCAGGCGCCGCCTGGGGGTTGGACGTGACGTGTGATCTAGGGGGGAAGCGGGACGAGGCGGTCGGCATGCTGTTGCGCGGCCTGACGACCCAGATGCGGCAGCAGGGTCTGATCCCGATCACCCTCGATCGGTTCCGCTGA
- a CDS encoding MarR family winged helix-turn-helix transcriptional regulator, producing MSTKESAVRWLSPDEERAWRAFLRVVVAVQSGTARDLAAVGLSEPDYEVLSTLSERPDHTSSLGEQADKMGWSRSRLSRHATRMEVRGLLSRAPDPTDGRGCLLVLTAQGLAALENAAPAHLESVRRHFIDRLTPEDLAAVERIARRLDAPPADRDR from the coding sequence ATGTCAACGAAAGAGTCGGCCGTGCGCTGGTTGAGCCCCGACGAGGAGCGGGCGTGGCGGGCGTTCCTGCGGGTCGTGGTCGCCGTGCAGAGCGGCACGGCGCGCGACCTGGCCGCCGTCGGTCTCTCCGAACCCGACTACGAGGTGCTGAGCACCCTGTCGGAGCGGCCCGACCACACCAGCAGCCTGGGGGAGCAGGCCGACAAGATGGGCTGGTCCCGCAGCCGGCTGTCCCGGCACGCCACCCGCATGGAGGTACGCGGCCTGCTGAGCCGCGCCCCCGACCCGACCGACGGCAGGGGCTGCCTCCTCGTGCTCACCGCGCAGGGTCTGGCCGCACTGGAGAACGCCGCCCCGGCCCACCTCGAGTCGGTACGACGGCACTTCATCGACCGGCTGACCCCGGAAGACCTCGCCGCCGTCGAACGCATCGCCCGGCGGCTCGACGCACCCCCGGCCGACCGTGACCGTTGA
- a CDS encoding long-chain-fatty-acid--CoA ligase, with protein MDSTAQRPWIRSYAPGVPADVPESTDSLVDLLSAAARRFGSRVALDFFGATTSYAELDAEVARAAGALHRLGVSRGDRVALVLPNCPQHVVAFYAVLRLGAVVVEHNPLYTAQELAQQLTDHGARVAVVWDKVAPLVVGRGAVETVVAVDLTRALPPLKRLALRLPLGKARAARAAMTAPAPGTLAWSRLLAAATPLPADHPAPGAADTALLQYTGGTTGTPKGAILTHHNLRVNAAQGRAWVPGLRDGEETVYAVLPLFHAYGLTLCLTFAVSIGATLVLFPRFDLEQVLDAARRRPPTFLPAVPPIYERLAGAARDRGIDLTSVRYAISGAMALPPATVQLWESVTGGLLVEGYGMTETSPITLGNPVSPARRPGTVGVPFPSTDIRIVDPEDPSRDRAPGEAGELLVRGPQVFAGYWHRPEETAKVLLPEGWLRTGDIVTMDPDGFVTVVDRIKELIITGGFNVYPSEVEEALRRLPGVRDAAAVGMPVAQGGEEVVAAVVLEPDASADPEALRSACREHLAGYKVPRRVVVVEDLPRSQIGKVLRREVRDTLLADR; from the coding sequence ATGGACTCGACCGCGCAGCGGCCCTGGATCCGCAGCTACGCCCCCGGCGTACCGGCCGACGTTCCCGAGTCGACCGACTCGCTGGTCGACCTGCTGAGCGCCGCCGCCCGCCGGTTCGGCTCCCGGGTGGCGCTGGACTTCTTCGGCGCCACCACCAGTTACGCCGAACTGGACGCCGAGGTCGCGCGCGCGGCCGGGGCGTTGCACCGGCTCGGCGTGTCCCGCGGCGACCGGGTGGCGCTGGTGCTGCCGAACTGCCCGCAACACGTGGTCGCCTTCTACGCCGTACTGCGGCTCGGCGCGGTGGTGGTCGAGCACAACCCGCTCTACACCGCGCAGGAACTGGCCCAGCAGCTCACCGACCACGGCGCCCGGGTCGCGGTGGTGTGGGACAAGGTCGCCCCGCTGGTCGTCGGGCGCGGCGCGGTGGAGACCGTCGTCGCGGTCGACCTGACCCGGGCGCTGCCTCCCCTCAAGCGCCTCGCCCTGCGGCTCCCGCTGGGCAAGGCCCGCGCCGCCCGCGCCGCGATGACCGCGCCGGCACCCGGCACCCTCGCCTGGTCCCGGCTGCTCGCCGCCGCCACCCCGCTGCCCGCCGACCATCCCGCGCCGGGCGCGGCGGACACCGCGCTGCTGCAGTACACCGGCGGCACCACCGGCACCCCGAAGGGCGCCATCCTGACCCACCACAACCTGCGGGTCAACGCGGCGCAGGGCCGCGCGTGGGTGCCGGGCCTGCGCGACGGCGAGGAGACGGTGTACGCGGTCCTGCCGCTCTTCCACGCGTACGGGCTGACGCTCTGCCTGACCTTCGCGGTGAGCATCGGCGCCACGCTGGTGCTCTTCCCCCGCTTCGACCTGGAGCAGGTGCTCGACGCGGCCCGGCGCCGCCCGCCGACGTTCCTGCCGGCGGTCCCGCCGATCTACGAGCGGTTGGCCGGCGCCGCCCGCGACCGCGGCATCGACCTGACCTCCGTCCGGTACGCCATCTCCGGCGCGATGGCGCTGCCACCGGCCACCGTCCAGCTGTGGGAGTCGGTCACCGGTGGCCTGCTCGTCGAGGGGTACGGCATGACCGAGACCTCGCCGATCACCCTCGGCAACCCGGTCTCCCCCGCGCGTCGCCCCGGCACCGTCGGAGTGCCGTTCCCCTCCACCGACATCCGGATCGTCGACCCGGAGGACCCGTCCCGGGACCGGGCCCCCGGCGAGGCCGGCGAGCTGCTGGTCCGTGGCCCGCAGGTGTTCGCCGGCTACTGGCACCGGCCCGAGGAGACGGCGAAGGTGCTGCTGCCGGAGGGCTGGCTGCGCACCGGTGACATCGTGACGATGGACCCGGACGGCTTCGTCACCGTGGTGGACCGGATCAAGGAACTGATCATCACCGGCGGCTTCAACGTCTATCCGTCCGAGGTGGAGGAGGCGCTGCGCCGGCTCCCCGGCGTACGCGACGCCGCCGCCGTCGGGATGCCGGTCGCGCAGGGCGGCGAGGAGGTCGTCGCCGCCGTGGTCCTGGAGCCGGACGCGAGCGCCGACCCGGAGGCGCTCCGCTCCGCGTGCCGGGAGCACCTCGCCGGTTACAAGGTGCCCCGCCGGGTCGTGGTGGTGGAGGACCTGCCCCGTTCCCAGATCGGCAAGGTGCTGCGCCGCGAGGTGCGCGACACGCTGCTCGCCGACCGCTGA
- a CDS encoding DNA glycosylase AlkZ-like family protein translates to MLNFRVRAQQLDRTGGSLADTAVLDLGVQDTGPDGARWALALRGIDVAALSDEEPVLLWTVRGAPHRYRRADLAEVAAAVEPFSDADAGKRIYDAAKPLKAAGIGILAALDEVAARMRAIVAEPTVKGAVSARLAALLPEPYLRFCRPCQATHLYEMPFRLAAVRAGLELRPDTSPPVLRRIPGFTKAAAPGDRFDLVRAYLRLLGPATPRHVAGYLDAPVRDVKAHWPEEVVEVVVDGETRWLLAADEPAWRSTDAPATRLLGPFDLFLQAKDRETLVPDPGRAKELWPVLGRPGAVLVDGDLVGTWRPRKSGRTMKLAVQPWRELPDSRRKAIVEQAERLAAYRGVSLAGVDFAA, encoded by the coding sequence GTGCTGAACTTCCGCGTGCGGGCCCAGCAGCTCGACCGGACCGGGGGCAGCCTCGCGGACACCGCCGTGCTCGACCTGGGGGTGCAGGACACCGGTCCGGACGGTGCCCGGTGGGCGCTGGCCCTGCGCGGGATCGACGTGGCCGCGCTCTCCGACGAGGAGCCGGTGCTGCTCTGGACGGTACGCGGCGCACCGCACCGCTACCGTCGTGCCGACCTGGCCGAGGTGGCGGCGGCGGTGGAGCCGTTCTCCGACGCGGACGCCGGCAAGCGCATCTATGACGCCGCGAAGCCGTTGAAGGCGGCCGGCATCGGCATCCTGGCCGCTCTCGACGAGGTGGCCGCCCGGATGCGCGCCATCGTCGCCGAGCCGACCGTCAAGGGTGCGGTCTCCGCCCGCCTGGCCGCGCTGCTGCCCGAGCCCTACCTGCGGTTCTGCCGACCGTGCCAGGCCACCCACCTGTACGAGATGCCGTTCCGGCTGGCCGCCGTACGGGCCGGTCTGGAGCTGCGACCCGACACCTCGCCCCCGGTCCTGCGCCGCATCCCCGGATTCACGAAGGCGGCCGCCCCGGGCGACCGGTTCGACCTGGTCCGCGCCTACCTGCGGCTGCTCGGCCCGGCCACCCCTCGACACGTGGCCGGCTATCTCGACGCCCCGGTCCGGGACGTCAAGGCACACTGGCCGGAGGAGGTGGTCGAAGTGGTCGTCGACGGCGAGACGCGCTGGCTCCTGGCCGCCGACGAACCGGCGTGGAGGTCGACGGACGCCCCGGCGACCCGGCTGCTCGGCCCGTTCGACCTCTTCCTCCAGGCGAAGGACCGGGAGACGCTGGTGCCGGACCCGGGCCGGGCGAAGGAGCTGTGGCCGGTGCTGGGTCGCCCCGGTGCCGTGCTGGTCGACGGTGACCTGGTCGGCACCTGGCGGCCCCGCAAGTCCGGCCGGACGATGAAGCTGGCCGTCCAACCGTGGCGGGAGCTGCCCGACAGCCGGCGGAAGGCGATCGTCGAGCAGGCGGAACGGCTCGCCGCGTACCGTGGCGTCTCCCTCGCCGGCGTCGACTTCGCCGCCTAG
- a CDS encoding SRPBCC family protein, whose product MARTDRASRVIAAPPTTVYAALLDRAAVEAWLPPQGMRGRIAQWDPRPGGGFRMVLTHLDATGSPGKTSDATDVVEVGFAALEPPGGVVQRAVFEADDPAYAGTMTMTWQLAAVGAGTEVTVTATDVPPGIDPAVHEAGIASSLANLAAYLEAADRRG is encoded by the coding sequence ATGGCCAGGACCGACCGTGCCAGCCGGGTGATCGCGGCACCGCCGACGACCGTGTACGCCGCCCTCCTCGACCGGGCGGCGGTCGAGGCGTGGTTGCCACCGCAGGGCATGCGGGGCCGGATCGCGCAGTGGGATCCGCGCCCCGGCGGTGGTTTCCGGATGGTCCTCACTCACCTCGACGCAACGGGCAGCCCCGGTAAGACGTCGGACGCGACCGACGTGGTGGAGGTCGGCTTCGCCGCCCTGGAGCCTCCCGGTGGGGTGGTGCAGCGGGCGGTGTTCGAGGCCGACGACCCCGCGTACGCCGGCACCATGACCATGACCTGGCAGCTCGCCGCCGTCGGCGCGGGCACCGAGGTGACCGTCACCGCGACGGACGTGCCACCCGGCATCGACCCGGCGGTCCACGAGGCCGGGATCGCCTCCTCGCTGGCCAACCTGGCCGCCTACCTGGAGGCGGCGGACCGACGTGGCTGA
- a CDS encoding MFS transporter, translated as MLAPLRYGAFRFLAAGRMVNMLGNGVAPIALAFAVLDLTGSVRDLGLVVGARSLLTVLFVLFGGVVADRVPRRLVLVGSNALGALTQAVVATVVLTDTATLPLLLALGAANGVVSALSQPASAAATPQTVPAELIQPANALLRLGINTSMIGGAALGGVLVAAVGPGWGLAVDALTFAVAAVAFTGVRIAAPGTAGARSGVLADLRTGWSEFTARTWVPVVVLGFMMLNAALAGGMNVLGPAVADETIGRSGWGLVLAAETAGMVVGGLIALRLRVRRLLLLGVVCMFAESSVLLGLALAPTVVVLVTAAVAVGIAVEQFSVAWETSIAQHIPADRLARVYSYDMLGSWIAIPLGQVAAGPLAAVIGTRRTLLILAALMVLSVLGMLTSRDVRRLQTAVPARTADTGSDDSHPAESTASAVPDAR; from the coding sequence ATGCTGGCGCCGCTACGGTATGGCGCGTTCCGGTTCCTGGCGGCCGGCCGGATGGTCAACATGCTGGGCAACGGCGTCGCTCCGATCGCGCTCGCCTTCGCTGTACTCGATCTGACCGGCTCGGTGCGCGACCTCGGTCTGGTGGTCGGTGCGAGATCGCTGTTGACCGTGCTGTTCGTGCTCTTCGGCGGGGTGGTGGCCGACCGGGTCCCGCGGCGGCTGGTGCTGGTCGGCTCCAACGCCCTGGGCGCGCTGACCCAGGCGGTGGTGGCCACTGTCGTGCTCACCGACACGGCGACGCTCCCGCTGTTGCTGGCGCTCGGTGCGGCCAACGGCGTCGTGAGCGCCCTGTCCCAGCCGGCCTCCGCCGCCGCGACGCCGCAGACCGTGCCGGCGGAGCTGATCCAGCCGGCCAACGCGCTCCTCCGGCTCGGCATCAACACGAGCATGATCGGCGGCGCGGCCCTCGGTGGGGTGCTGGTGGCCGCCGTCGGGCCGGGCTGGGGGCTCGCCGTCGACGCGCTCACCTTCGCTGTCGCGGCGGTGGCGTTCACCGGCGTCCGGATCGCCGCCCCTGGGACGGCGGGTGCCCGCTCGGGCGTCCTCGCCGACCTCCGCACCGGCTGGAGCGAATTCACCGCGCGCACCTGGGTCCCGGTGGTGGTGCTCGGCTTCATGATGCTCAACGCGGCCCTCGCCGGTGGGATGAACGTGCTCGGCCCGGCCGTCGCCGACGAGACGATCGGCCGCAGCGGCTGGGGTCTGGTGCTGGCGGCGGAGACCGCCGGGATGGTGGTGGGCGGGTTGATCGCCCTGCGGCTCCGGGTGCGCCGGCTGCTCCTGCTCGGGGTGGTCTGCATGTTCGCCGAGTCGTCCGTGCTGCTGGGGCTGGCCCTGGCACCCACCGTCGTCGTGCTGGTGACGGCCGCGGTCGCGGTGGGCATCGCCGTCGAACAGTTCTCCGTCGCCTGGGAGACGTCGATCGCGCAACACATCCCGGCCGACCGGCTGGCCCGCGTCTACTCCTACGACATGTTGGGATCCTGGATCGCCATCCCCCTCGGCCAGGTGGCGGCCGGACCACTCGCGGCGGTCATCGGCACCCGCCGGACGCTGTTGATCCTCGCCGCTCTGATGGTGCTCTCCGTCCTCGGCATGCTGACCAGCCGAGATGTCCGTCGGCTGCAAACGGCCGTCCCCGCCCGCACCGCCGACACAGGGTCGGATGACAGCCATCCTGCGGAGTCCACCGCGTCGGCCGTGCCTGACGCCCGCTGA
- a CDS encoding YdeI/OmpD-associated family protein: MAGAELDELIVADADALRAWLSAHHASSPGVWLALGKKGGTVTTLTWQQAVDEALCVGWIDGQARKGTEEISWIRFTPRRPSSAWSQRNITHVARLEAEGRMQPAGRAAVEAAKADGRWAAAYAPPSEAEVPADLLAAIAANPAAQAMFDVLTKTNRFALIYRVNAVKRAETRERKIREFVAMLARHETLHPQKARPSTSL; encoded by the coding sequence ATGGCAGGGGCCGAACTGGATGAGTTGATCGTCGCCGACGCCGACGCGCTGCGGGCGTGGTTGTCGGCCCACCACGCCTCCTCCCCCGGGGTGTGGCTCGCCCTGGGCAAGAAGGGCGGCACCGTCACCACGCTGACCTGGCAGCAGGCGGTCGACGAGGCACTCTGTGTCGGCTGGATCGACGGGCAGGCCCGGAAGGGGACCGAGGAGATCTCCTGGATCCGGTTCACCCCGCGCCGGCCCAGCAGTGCCTGGTCGCAGCGCAACATTACGCACGTCGCCCGGCTGGAGGCGGAGGGGCGGATGCAGCCCGCCGGCCGGGCCGCCGTGGAGGCCGCGAAGGCCGACGGCCGGTGGGCCGCCGCCTACGCCCCGCCGTCCGAGGCCGAGGTGCCGGCCGACCTGCTCGCCGCCATCGCCGCGAACCCGGCCGCGCAGGCCATGTTCGACGTGCTCACCAAGACCAACAGGTTCGCGCTCATCTACCGCGTCAACGCCGTCAAGCGGGCGGAGACCCGCGAGCGGAAGATCCGCGAGTTCGTCGCCATGCTGGCCCGGCACGAGACGCTCCACCCCCAGAAGGCCCGGCCGTCGACCTCGCTCTGA
- a CDS encoding helix-turn-helix domain-containing protein yields the protein MATKTDTIGTRIRYWRMRRGGMSQAVLAGLAGVSQPYISQVESGRKTIDRRSTLVAIAAALQVTVADLLGQGTEPGDPARERAAESVPAIWSALIEIEDGERRPSTRSRDELTADIAQSDQLRNRSHYPAMARMLPGLLLEAAAVGGTVLAQVAYQASTCLRNLGYRHLALNAARIAVAAAEDVEEPAWLGASRFAYAQSLPIEAAPLAARGADRSMAELQAAAADERVRQMLGQLHLVAALASTVSGRPDVARDHLAEAAREAATLGDPADGAGFNGCGFGPTNVGLWEMSIAAESGEPGRVIELSRTVQPQVLTASIRQMSYWLDLGRALTESSRDAEALVAFVRAEQAAPVPFALSPLAQDAVVTMAQRAKRRAVPTELRQLAGRLGISLAS from the coding sequence ATGGCTACCAAGACGGACACGATCGGCACCAGGATCCGCTACTGGCGGATGCGCCGTGGCGGGATGAGTCAGGCCGTCCTCGCCGGGTTGGCCGGGGTCAGCCAGCCGTACATCTCGCAGGTCGAATCCGGCCGCAAGACGATCGACCGACGTTCCACCCTGGTCGCCATCGCCGCCGCGTTGCAGGTCACGGTGGCTGATCTGCTCGGACAGGGCACCGAGCCCGGCGACCCGGCTCGGGAACGTGCCGCCGAGAGCGTGCCGGCGATCTGGTCCGCCCTCATCGAGATCGAGGACGGCGAGCGCAGGCCGTCGACCCGCAGCAGGGATGAGTTGACCGCCGACATCGCGCAGAGCGACCAGCTCCGCAACCGTTCCCACTATCCGGCGATGGCCCGGATGCTCCCCGGTCTGCTCTTGGAAGCCGCCGCAGTCGGTGGGACGGTGTTGGCCCAGGTGGCGTACCAGGCCTCCACCTGCCTACGGAATCTCGGGTACCGGCACCTGGCGCTCAACGCCGCCCGGATCGCGGTGGCCGCGGCCGAGGACGTCGAGGAGCCGGCCTGGCTGGGGGCGTCCCGATTCGCGTATGCGCAGAGCCTGCCGATAGAGGCCGCGCCCCTGGCGGCCAGGGGTGCCGACCGCTCGATGGCCGAGCTTCAGGCAGCCGCCGCCGATGAGCGGGTCCGTCAGATGCTCGGCCAGCTGCACCTCGTGGCCGCCCTGGCCTCGACCGTGAGCGGGCGACCGGATGTTGCCCGGGACCACCTCGCCGAGGCGGCTCGTGAGGCGGCGACCCTCGGCGATCCGGCGGACGGCGCGGGCTTCAACGGTTGCGGGTTCGGCCCGACCAACGTGGGCCTGTGGGAGATGTCCATCGCGGCCGAGTCGGGTGAGCCCGGCCGGGTGATCGAGCTGTCCCGCACGGTCCAGCCCCAGGTCCTGACGGCGTCGATCCGGCAGATGTCCTACTGGCTTGACCTCGGCCGAGCGTTGACCGAATCCAGTCGCGACGCCGAGGCGCTGGTGGCGTTCGTGCGAGCGGAACAGGCCGCACCCGTGCCGTTCGCGCTGAGCCCCCTTGCACAGGACGCTGTGGTGACGATGGCGCAGCGGGCGAAGCGGCGTGCCGTTCCGACCGAACTGCGGCAGCTCGCTGGGCGCCTCGGCATCAGCCTGGCGTCATAA
- a CDS encoding VOC family protein translates to MSFVRRFDHVGITVEDLDGVTAFFVALGLEVEGRTYVEGEFLETVCGIPDSRTEIVMLAAPDGGARLELARFVRPASVPGSPAAMANELGLRNVSFEVDDLRAAVDWAASEGYGLVGGIGEYEGAWRMAYVRGPEGIVVSLAERVG, encoded by the coding sequence ATGTCATTCGTACGGCGCTTCGACCACGTCGGCATCACCGTCGAGGATCTCGACGGGGTGACCGCCTTCTTCGTGGCGCTCGGTCTGGAGGTCGAGGGTCGGACGTACGTCGAGGGAGAGTTCCTGGAGACGGTCTGCGGCATCCCCGACTCCCGCACCGAGATCGTCATGCTGGCCGCGCCCGACGGCGGTGCGCGCCTGGAACTGGCGCGTTTCGTGCGCCCCGCCTCGGTGCCCGGCTCGCCGGCCGCCATGGCGAACGAGCTGGGTCTGCGCAACGTCTCCTTCGAGGTCGACGACCTGCGGGCCGCCGTCGACTGGGCGGCGAGCGAGGGCTACGGCCTGGTCGGCGGCATCGGCGAGTACGAGGGTGCGTGGCGGATGGCGTACGTCCGGGGGCCGGAGGGGATCGTCGTCTCGCTGGCCGAGCGGGTGGGCTGA
- a CDS encoding polyamine aminopropyltransferase, translating to MVARFEELAWRETPIGEISLRRRRDPALDVDVYEVKLDDEFLMSSLFPVAEIELARLGLAPLTGTDLDVVVGGLGLGYTARTALEDPRLRSLVVVEAIEDVIDWHRRELLPFASGLATDPRTRFVRADFFAAVADGTGFDPESPGRRFHAVLLDVDHSPRQVLHPSHAAFYTVDGLRRLAALLHPDGVFALWSNDPPDPAFQRVLTEVFPTSVAHVVRFPNPLQGRESANTVYVARH from the coding sequence GTGGTCGCGCGATTCGAAGAACTGGCCTGGCGGGAGACCCCGATCGGCGAGATCAGCCTGCGCCGCCGCCGCGACCCGGCGCTCGACGTCGACGTGTACGAGGTGAAGCTCGACGACGAGTTCCTGATGTCCAGCCTCTTCCCGGTCGCGGAGATCGAACTCGCCCGGCTCGGGTTGGCGCCGCTGACCGGCACCGACCTGGACGTGGTGGTGGGCGGGCTCGGCCTGGGCTACACCGCGCGGACGGCGCTGGAGGACCCGCGACTGCGCTCGCTGGTGGTGGTCGAGGCGATCGAGGACGTGATCGACTGGCACCGCCGGGAGCTGCTGCCGTTCGCCAGCGGGCTGGCCACCGATCCGCGTACCCGCTTCGTCCGGGCGGACTTCTTCGCCGCGGTCGCCGACGGCACCGGTTTCGACCCCGAGTCGCCCGGACGCCGGTTCCACGCCGTGCTGCTCGACGTGGACCACTCCCCCCGCCAGGTGCTGCACCCCAGCCACGCCGCGTTCTACACGGTGGACGGGTTGCGGCGGCTGGCCGCGCTGCTGCACCCCGACGGGGTCTTCGCGCTCTGGTCGAACGACCCGCCGGACCCGGCGTTCCAGCGGGTGCTGACCGAGGTGTTCCCGACGTCGGTGGCGCACGTCGTCCGCTTCCCCAACCCGTTGCAGGGCCGGGAGTCGGCGAACACCGTCTACGTCGCCCGGCACTGA
- a CDS encoding bifunctional NAD(P)H-dependent oxidoreductase/GNAT family N-acetyltransferase has translation MSTKPLRVLVLRCGTRPGALGPLIGQWLVEAVTPRAAELGVELVPVALGELDLPFFDEEEHPASGVHRHEHTRRWSAIVDAADGFIAVTPEHHSGMPATLKNALDHLGREWAWKPIGFVSYGHTSAGTRAVQHATQVVTTLRLVPLGATVAIRSGAAVESGRLRPDATRDAAGIGLLDELVRVAHALRPLRESARPGTLPGPLPGSYVRRLTSDDAPEVTVLQRCCWVDEALANDTLAVPALRESVAEVGDWLATWHTTGLWRDGRLLGMVRTRRVDSDWHVGRLAVVPDLRGHGLGRWLLRTAEADAAPDCRRVVLFTGAKSGRNIDLYQSEGYRTAAPATPDGAVRLTKDTVGRQH, from the coding sequence ATGTCAACGAAACCGCTCCGTGTCCTGGTGCTGCGGTGCGGCACCCGTCCCGGCGCCCTCGGCCCCCTGATCGGACAGTGGCTGGTCGAGGCCGTCACCCCGCGCGCCGCGGAACTCGGCGTCGAACTCGTCCCGGTGGCCCTCGGCGAGCTGGACCTGCCCTTTTTCGACGAGGAGGAACATCCGGCGTCGGGCGTGCACCGGCACGAGCACACCCGCCGGTGGAGCGCGATCGTCGACGCGGCGGACGGCTTCATCGCGGTCACGCCGGAGCACCACAGCGGAATGCCGGCGACGCTGAAGAACGCGCTGGACCACCTCGGCCGCGAATGGGCGTGGAAGCCGATCGGCTTCGTCAGCTACGGCCACACGTCGGCCGGCACCCGGGCGGTGCAGCACGCCACGCAGGTGGTGACCACGCTGCGCCTGGTGCCGTTGGGCGCCACGGTCGCCATCCGCAGCGGCGCGGCGGTGGAGAGTGGACGGCTGCGCCCCGACGCGACCCGCGACGCGGCGGGCATCGGGCTGCTGGACGAGCTGGTCCGGGTCGCCCACGCGCTGCGGCCCCTGCGCGAGAGCGCCCGCCCCGGGACGCTCCCCGGACCGCTGCCCGGGTCCTACGTACGCCGGCTGACCTCGGACGACGCGCCCGAGGTGACGGTGCTGCAGCGGTGCTGCTGGGTGGACGAGGCGCTCGCCAACGACACCCTGGCCGTTCCGGCGCTGCGCGAGTCGGTGGCGGAGGTGGGTGACTGGCTGGCGACCTGGCACACCACGGGCCTCTGGCGGGACGGCCGGCTGCTGGGCATGGTGCGGACCCGGCGCGTCGACAGCGACTGGCACGTGGGTCGGCTCGCCGTCGTGCCCGACCTGCGCGGTCACGGGCTGGGCCGGTGGCTGCTGCGCACCGCCGAGGCGGACGCGGCACCCGACTGCCGCCGCGTCGTGCTCTTCACCGGCGCGAAGAGCGGGCGGAACATCGACCTCTATCAGAGCGAGGGCTACCGGACGGCAGCACCCGCCACCCCGGACGGTGCCGTCCGCCTCACCAAGGACACTGTGGGCCGGCAGCACTGA
- a CDS encoding NUDIX hydrolase — MTIIDKVAWIRLEDGAILSSRSRGKDVYYLPGGKREPGESDLDTLVREIEEELSVTIAPGTAEHAGTFHAQAHGHPDGTIVRMTCYTADYRGVLRPSSEIEEIAWLTYADRHRVSPVDQIIFDHLHETECLR; from the coding sequence ATGACCATCATCGACAAGGTCGCCTGGATCCGGCTGGAGGACGGCGCGATCCTCAGCTCCCGCTCACGCGGCAAGGACGTCTACTACCTCCCCGGCGGCAAGCGGGAGCCGGGCGAGAGCGACCTCGACACCCTCGTCCGCGAGATCGAGGAGGAACTCAGCGTGACCATCGCTCCCGGCACCGCCGAGCACGCCGGGACGTTCCACGCCCAGGCCCATGGTCATCCCGACGGGACGATCGTCCGGATGACCTGCTACACCGCCGACTACCGGGGAGTCCTGCGACCCAGCAGCGAGATCGAGGAGATCGCCTGGCTCACCTATGCCGACCGCCACCGGGTCTCCCCGGTCGACCAGATCATCTTCGATCACCTGCACGAGACCGAGTGCCTGCGCTGA
- a CDS encoding nuclear transport factor 2 family protein — MTATSREIVERVLRAGRELDVDTFVALMAPDGYIEWPYRPPGVPARVQGRAEIRRHLTEVAKGFIRFHEYRAVVLHETADPEVVIVEYDAHGTVVTTGAPFQQTVIAVIRVQDGRIVSYRDYVNPLPLVELLADITATPADA, encoded by the coding sequence ATGACCGCCACGTCACGCGAGATCGTGGAGCGGGTGCTCCGGGCAGGCCGCGAACTGGATGTCGACACCTTCGTGGCGTTGATGGCGCCCGACGGGTACATCGAGTGGCCGTACCGGCCGCCGGGCGTACCCGCGCGGGTGCAGGGGCGCGCGGAGATCCGGAGGCATCTGACCGAGGTGGCCAAGGGCTTCATCAGGTTCCACGAGTACCGCGCCGTCGTGCTGCACGAGACCGCCGATCCGGAGGTGGTCATCGTGGAGTACGACGCGCACGGGACCGTTGTCACGACCGGTGCACCCTTCCAGCAGACGGTGATCGCGGTGATCCGCGTCCAGGACGGTCGGATCGTGTCCTACCGCGACTATGTCAATCCACTGCCGTTGGTCGAGCTGCTCGCCGACATCACCGCAACGCCGGCCGACGCCTAG